ACCGTTTAGTCTTTGTGCCCATTTGAAAAATACAAATCTACCCTTAATGTAGTTTTTAAACGGTAAGAGTAGATCACTACACTCTTTTTCTAAAACCTGTGTCTCAACTTCAATGTTATTGTTTTGAAGTATCTCATTGCCTTGTGCAGCTTCTTCATTGAAGTCATTTGCACCGACATATACTTTTTTTACACCTAAGCTACTTAGTAAGTTTGCACAAGAGGGAGTTTTACCTACATGTGAGCATGGTTCAAGAGTTGTATAGACACTACACTCGTTAAAAAGATTATTATGGTTTTTGATTAAAAAGGTATGAATATCATGTGAAGTAAATAATTCTAAGATTTCTGAATTGTTTGTGAGTTGATAGTAGGCTTTTTGAAGCGCGTTAACTTCAGCGTGTGGCTCACCTGCTTTATGATGAGCTTCAACCGCTAAAATTTCACCATGTTTTCCAACTACACAGCATCCTACTGCAGGATTTGGATAGGTAAGAACTTGATATTTCCAAGCCTCTTGCAAGGCTAGGTTCATATAAAAGTTATGATCTATTTCCATTCAAAGTAAGTTTTAGCTTTTCTAATGTCGTTAAACTCAATCTCTGTAGTTCCATCTTCATTTTCAAATATGAGTTTAGAACCATCAACATTTACGAGTTTTGCTTTTATTTTTTCATTTTCCATTGTCGTAAAAGCAATGTTTTCATTTACTGATTTTGTAAAATGGTCTAAAGTAGTCAGTTTTCTTTCTAAACCAGGAGAACCAACTTCAAGTCTGTACTCACCTGAAACCGGTGGTGTAACATCTAAAAGAGGTGAGATAAGATGTGTTAGTTCAACACACTCATCCATCGTTACACCTTTTCTTTTATCATCTTCAAATTCAGGAGAGATTACAGCTACTCTATAGATAGTTTCACCAAATTCAGATACAACTGAAGTATCATACAGCTCTAATCCAACAGATTTTACTAAAGATTCTATATCGTTTTGTAAGCTCATTACTCTTCCTCTTTTGTATCTTTTGCTATTTTTTTAAATAACTCTTCGATTGTTTGTGTTTTTTTAAGATGTTCATCAAATTCAAAAGCAAGTTTTGGAGATTTAAACCAACCCTGATCTTTCATACAATAATCTTCAATAATGGGTCTTGCTTTTTTAAGTTGCTTTAGTAAAACTTTTTTTTCTTCTTCATTGAAATATGAAGGATCTACATATACTTTCGCATCACTTCTACCACGTGAACACTTCACA
Above is a window of Sulfurimonas marina DNA encoding:
- the ribD gene encoding bifunctional diaminohydroxyphosphoribosylaminopyrimidine deaminase/5-amino-6-(5-phosphoribosylamino)uracil reductase RibD; translation: MEIDHNFYMNLALQEAWKYQVLTYPNPAVGCCVVGKHGEILAVEAHHKAGEPHAEVNALQKAYYQLTNNSEILELFTSHDIHTFLIKNHNNLFNECSVYTTLEPCSHVGKTPSCANLLSSLGVKKVYVGANDFNEEAAQGNEILQNNNIEVETQVLEKECSDLLLPFKNYIKGRFVFFKWAQRLNGTFDQGSISSAESKKQVHLMRDKCDLLIIGGNTVRIDRPTLDARLVNGKAPDVLIISREKEFDKNIPLFGIENRKVFIADNFDVMKHYKNIMIEGGDILYELTKDFVDLYLCYLAPKIGGERAFKNIDDELEILNADKAGEDIIMWMKKAQK
- a CDS encoding ribosome maturation factor — protein: MSLQNDIESLVKSVGLELYDTSVVSEFGETIYRVAVISPEFEDDKRKGVTMDECVELTHLISPLLDVTPPVSGEYRLEVGSPGLERKLTTLDHFTKSVNENIAFTTMENEKIKAKLVNVDGSKLIFENEDGTTEIEFNDIRKAKTYFEWK
- the rbfA gene encoding 30S ribosome-binding factor RbfA; translated protein: MTEAQIKLKRTESVLEELIPEALSQLNDGRLHELSVTAVKCSRGRSDAKVYVDPSYFNEEEKKVLLKQLKKARPIIEDYCMKDQGWFKSPKLAFEFDEHLKKTQTIEELFKKIAKDTKEEE